A stretch of the Salvelinus sp. IW2-2015 unplaced genomic scaffold, ASM291031v2 Un_scaffold2414, whole genome shotgun sequence genome encodes the following:
- the LOC112073903 gene encoding uncharacterized protein isoform X2: MKIIFLLILLLDDPEMEAQQRTVVNGQALLRFVFPPFYNGYEKFCSKLNPWGLSVVVNTRGYVNDFYKGRVSTTEYNGGMDVMIWSLKPVDAGDYRCAIVTIGWNHIYSDYNLQIDSDRRRGPVSPRPPVRSTISPFIFSSSSDTSGPVFTKDHSDSPSVPWSFGLPLAAGLCIAMVIVISSVVLVVVRHKITTKKKCGATSSDSAAHILSEESSIVYTTVDFKPHKNHTTELYANLQTLRSPRTPXAHREPAGTVVYSTLASNRR, translated from the exons ATGAAGATTATCTTTCTCTTGATTCTTCTATTAG atGACCCTGAGATGGAAGCACAACAGAGGACGGTGGTGAATGGACAAGCGCTGCTGAGATTTGTCTTTCCTCCTTTCTACAATGGTTATGAGAAGTTCTGTTCTAAACTAAATCCCTGGGGACTTTCTGTTGTTGTGAATACCAGAGGATATGTCAACGACTTCTACAAGGGAAGAGTATCCACAACAGAATACAACGGTGGGATGGACGTTATGATATGGAGTTTAAAGCCAGTGGACGCTGGCGACTACAGGTGTGCTATTGTCACCATTGGATGGAATCATATCTACAGTGACTATAACCTTCAGATTG ATAGTGATCGGCGTAGAGGTCCTGTATCCCCTCGACCTCCGGTCAGGTCAACCATCAGCCCCTTCATCTTCTCTTCCTCATCAGACACCTCTGGGCCTGTTTTCACCAAGGACCACAGTGACAGCCCCAG TGTTCCCTGGAGCTTTGGTTTACCACTGGCTGCAGGTCTTTGTATCGCTATGGTGATTGTGATCAGCTCAGTAGTCCTTGTTGTGGTTCGTCACAAAATCACCACGAAAA AGAAATGTGGAGCAACTTCCAGTGACTCAGCTGCACACATCCTCTCA GAGGAGAGCAGTATTGTCTACACCACAGTGGACTTCAAGCCTCATAAGAACCATACCACTGAGCTGTATGCTAACCTACAGACACTCCGCAGCCCCAGAACCCCCSACGCACACAGAGAGCCTGCTGGGACAGTGGTGTACTCCACACTGGCTAGCAACCGACGCTGA
- the LOC112073903 gene encoding uncharacterized protein isoform X3: protein MEAQQRTVVNGQALLRFVFPPFYNGYEKFCSKLNPWGLSVVVNTRGYVNDFYKGRVSTTEYNGGMDVMIWSLKPVDAGDYRCAIVTIGWNHIYSDYNLQIDSDRRRGPVSPRPPVRSTISPFIFSSSSDTSGPVFTKDHSDSPSVPWSFGLPLAAGLCIAMVIVISSVVLVVVRHKITTKKKCGATSSDSAAHILSDVLQEESSIVYTTVDFKPHKNHTTELYANLQTLRSPRTPXAHREPAGTVVYSTLASNRR, encoded by the exons ATGGAAGCACAACAGAGGACGGTGGTGAATGGACAAGCGCTGCTGAGATTTGTCTTTCCTCCTTTCTACAATGGTTATGAGAAGTTCTGTTCTAAACTAAATCCCTGGGGACTTTCTGTTGTTGTGAATACCAGAGGATATGTCAACGACTTCTACAAGGGAAGAGTATCCACAACAGAATACAACGGTGGGATGGACGTTATGATATGGAGTTTAAAGCCAGTGGACGCTGGCGACTACAGGTGTGCTATTGTCACCATTGGATGGAATCATATCTACAGTGACTATAACCTTCAGATTG ATAGTGATCGGCGTAGAGGTCCTGTATCCCCTCGACCTCCGGTCAGGTCAACCATCAGCCCCTTCATCTTCTCTTCCTCATCAGACACCTCTGGGCCTGTTTTCACCAAGGACCACAGTGACAGCCCCAG TGTTCCCTGGAGCTTTGGTTTACCACTGGCTGCAGGTCTTTGTATCGCTATGGTGATTGTGATCAGCTCAGTAGTCCTTGTTGTGGTTCGTCACAAAATCACCACGAAAA AGAAATGTGGAGCAACTTCCAGTGACTCAGCTGCACACATCCTCTCA GATGTCCTTCAGGAGGAGAGCAGTATTGTCTACACCACAGTGGACTTCAAGCCTCATAAGAACCATACCACTGAGCTGTATGCTAACCTACAGACACTCCGCAGCCCCAGAACCCCCSACGCACACAGAGAGCCTGCTGGGACAGTGGTGTACTCCACACTGGCTAGCAACCGACGCTGA
- the LOC112073903 gene encoding uncharacterized protein isoform X1, whose amino-acid sequence MKIIFLLILLLDDPEMEAQQRTVVNGQALLRFVFPPFYNGYEKFCSKLNPWGLSVVVNTRGYVNDFYKGRVSTTEYNGGMDVMIWSLKPVDAGDYRCAIVTIGWNHIYSDYNLQIDSDRRRGPVSPRPPVRSTISPFIFSSSSDTSGPVFTKDHSDSPSVPWSFGLPLAAGLCIAMVIVISSVVLVVVRHKITTKKKCGATSSDSAAHILSDVLQEESSIVYTTVDFKPHKNHTTELYANLQTLRSPRTPXAHREPAGTVVYSTLASNRR is encoded by the exons ATGAAGATTATCTTTCTCTTGATTCTTCTATTAG atGACCCTGAGATGGAAGCACAACAGAGGACGGTGGTGAATGGACAAGCGCTGCTGAGATTTGTCTTTCCTCCTTTCTACAATGGTTATGAGAAGTTCTGTTCTAAACTAAATCCCTGGGGACTTTCTGTTGTTGTGAATACCAGAGGATATGTCAACGACTTCTACAAGGGAAGAGTATCCACAACAGAATACAACGGTGGGATGGACGTTATGATATGGAGTTTAAAGCCAGTGGACGCTGGCGACTACAGGTGTGCTATTGTCACCATTGGATGGAATCATATCTACAGTGACTATAACCTTCAGATTG ATAGTGATCGGCGTAGAGGTCCTGTATCCCCTCGACCTCCGGTCAGGTCAACCATCAGCCCCTTCATCTTCTCTTCCTCATCAGACACCTCTGGGCCTGTTTTCACCAAGGACCACAGTGACAGCCCCAG TGTTCCCTGGAGCTTTGGTTTACCACTGGCTGCAGGTCTTTGTATCGCTATGGTGATTGTGATCAGCTCAGTAGTCCTTGTTGTGGTTCGTCACAAAATCACCACGAAAA AGAAATGTGGAGCAACTTCCAGTGACTCAGCTGCACACATCCTCTCA GATGTCCTTCAGGAGGAGAGCAGTATTGTCTACACCACAGTGGACTTCAAGCCTCATAAGAACCATACCACTGAGCTGTATGCTAACCTACAGACACTCCGCAGCCCCAGAACCCCCSACGCACACAGAGAGCCTGCTGGGACAGTGGTGTACTCCACACTGGCTAGCAACCGACGCTGA
- the LOC139025238 gene encoding zinc finger protein 335-like, whose amino-acid sequence MCHSSKRFNRNGHLKFQMERLHSQEPPTKKSRSGAGSQQTVIVNSDEEALATLQSALQAGQTISPEQLQQALGQDHIIVSQEQGLGQDHIIVSQEQGLGHGGLIPLLRLSRSNSPPSPSQVQYIISQDGVQHFLPQEYVVLADGNHIQMSDGQIIQYEHDGAFLQEQQIALSHDGQIQYLPISSEQQIVSPEDLEVVEHSAVTAVADAALQQTQTVYTEATQEQLEQLQQQGIQYDVITFTDE is encoded by the exons ATGTGCCACAGTTCCAAAAG GTTTAACCGTAATGGCCACCTCAAGTTCCARATGGAGCGACTCCACAGCCAGGAACCTCCGACAAAGAAGAGCCGCTCTGGTGCAGGCTCCCAGCAGACCGTCATAGTTAACAGTGATGAGGAGGCTCTCGCCACYCTACAGT CAGCTCTGCAGGCAGGACAGACTATCAGTCCAGAGCAGCTACAACAGGCCTTGGGTCAGGACCACATCATAGTGTCCCAGGAACAAGGCCTGGGTCAGGACCACATCATAGTGTCCCAGGAACAAGGCCTGGGTCATGGGG GTCTAATCCCTCTCCTTCGCCTCTCCAG GTCTAATTCTCCTCCTTCGCCCTCCCAGGTCCAGTATATCATCTCTCAGGATGGAGTCCAACACTTCCTACCTCAGGAGTACGTGGTGCTAGCAGACGGGAACCACATCCAGATGTCAGATGGCCAGATCATCCAGTATGAGCATGATGGGGCCTTCCTGCAGGAGCaacag ATTGCTCTGAGTCATGACGGGCAGATCCAGTATCTTCCCATCAGTTCAGAACAACAGATAGTCAGTCCTGAGGACCTGGAGGTTGTTGAACATTCTGCCGTTACTG CGGTCGCAGATGCAGCCTTACAACAGACCCAGACGGTTTATACAGAGGCCACACAAGAACAGCTGGAGCAGCTACAACAGCAGGGAATCCAGTATGACGTCATCACCTTCACCGATGAGTAG